A window of Gallus gallus isolate bGalGal1 chromosome 3, bGalGal1.mat.broiler.GRCg7b, whole genome shotgun sequence genomic DNA:
CAACGTTGCCATTACTGCGCTCCACAAAGGCTTCTACATAATGCTGTGTCCGCTCCAGCCGTAACCTGGgtgagggaaaaaatgcaacacGCAGGATGATGTCTTTCCCAGATCTAAAGAGAGAACGCACTGATATACGGTAAGTAACTGAAGTTATTTGCTTTATGAGATAACATTGAGTGCACTGGAACTATTAATATAATGATTTCTTAATATTGCTTTTATAAACTTGGcaggctttttttcttactttatttGGACATAAAATAGGACTCCTTTTACCAGTTAAAGAGACTGAAGTTCCAAGAGCGACTTCTCCGCAATCACGTGCCTGGCCCTATAGTGCTTCACACGCACTCACCCCAAAAACAAGCACTGTGCATCTGTACAATGCTGTACTGCTGCCTGCACGGGGGAGCTGCTCTGACTGAAAAGCAACTCTAGGTTTGTCATAAAGCCTCTTAAAGTCTATTGCTATACAGATGGGAGCAACTTGTAAGGAATAGCAAGTTGTTATGGCCAAACAGCACTGCTAGGCCATAACAACTACAATCTATTAACAGTACAATATTTTCTATTGGActatctgggaaaaaaaaaaatcaggttttcaGATATGAATGAACAGTCCATAGTTCTTCtctcaagaagaaaataatgatatTGACTCCCCAGCTTAAGATGTACTTGTTTTCCAGGCAACAAGCAAtcaacattttcttaaaaaataaaaaaaaaacccaatcaAGGATCTCAAGTAAGGCAATGATGCATGGTCAGCACAAGACTATCAGAATCCTAAGTTAAACTGCAGTTATTTAATCAATATTGCTATCTTAAAGATAGAAAGATCTTAAACATACATTAACTTGCATGTGATGACAATCTATTACTCTTTGAACATAAAAGGTATCTATCAATTAAGAACAGCCGAAGGGTTAACTCATTCAATAACCCAAGAAGTACATTTTATGGAAATTCCACATagtacatattttttaattcttatttattttggagCCTTCACCTTCTTTAGTGGTCTTCTGACTCACCTATGCCAGAATTCACGCTTTGGCCATGTTGTCTTCCAGCCACGTTCCTTCCTAGCAAGTGCCAACTGCTCGAGGTTCCGAGGGTTCCTGTTAGTGAAATCTGGGGAAACAACCTCATTCTCCCTTGTGTCTATGTCACTCACAGATTTGAGGCCAGCTGTAGCTGACGAATAACGGAAACCTTaaacacagaagggaaaaaacgaacaaacaaaaacaaagagttAGGAATGATATAGTACACAAGCAGTAGATCAAATACAAAATGATGGGTTATCAGGCCTCAGCCTCTTTCTTCAACTTCTGAGATGGAGTGTAAGCTATAACTTGAAGGTATGTGTAACTTCAACTATGTTTTAAGATGCATGCATGTAACACGAACTGGAGAATAATTACCAGACTTCTATGATTTAGACTAAGAAATACTGACAGTGAACTGCACAAGGAACCAAGAAGTGCACTACCAAAGAAGTTAAATACCGTCAATAGCTGATCATCACCAATCATGGTACCACCTTAGGCTTGCAAACTCACTCTGCTACGCACTTTTTACTTCCAGAACGGCAGCGGATACCCCTCCGCCAGGCCAAGGCTCAAGGCCCCGCTTGCCAGCCGCcgccccatcccacagcagccGTTATCGGCAGCAGCACCAAGACACCCGACCTGGCAGCACAGGGGGAGCGACGCCTCCTACCGGAGAAGACTGGTTTGGAGAGTGGCAGAGCAGCCGACCTTACCCACTCCACACGCCTGGAGCCGGCCAGCCGCCAGCAACATGCAGCCGCGACCGCCCAGCGCCATGAATAGCCAGCGCCCGCCACGACCTCAGGCGACAGTCACCTCCCGGGCGCTCAGAGAACCCTgggcgccgccatcttgggtGAGCCCGGCACTTCCCTCCGGAAGCCGGAGAGCACTTCCGCCCAGAGGGTTCTGTCACGTGATGGCAGTGGGCGGGCTGCTGCGCGCGCACACAGCACGGATTTTCCGGGTGGAAAGCGTGTAGCCTGCACGCTAACGGAGACAGGCCCAGGAGGTGTGGTGGCTTTGAGTAGTGGCCTTTCTCTATGGctagaaaagaaagcaggacTTGAGACAATACAAATCTTGGTTTTGCGACCAGGAGAATAATGAATTCCATTAAAAAGCGAAGTAACGCGTAATACCATAGGCAAAAGTGCAGAAATGCCACGCCACAAGACTGGCGTTAGATTTGGGCCCCTTTTCCAGCCACAGTCCAGGGAAGAGCACCGCGGTGCGCCCACAGACAGCCGTTCCCAGCTCTAGCAAGCTCCGCCCGAGCCACTGATCCCCCGCCACATCAGCCAGCGCGCATGCGCAAAGCAGCCGCACGCCGCCCCAGTTTCTAGAACCTCCTAGAAGCGCTGCCGCCTCTCCTTCCGTCCGGTGGCTTTGTTCAAAGGCAAGGACCAATCACGGCGTGAGACTGGGCCGCACCGCGCCCTCGGATTGGGCGGGCGGCCGTGGCCCCGCCCCTTCAGCGCACGGCCTGCCCGCGCCTGCCTCAGGAGCAGTTCCCGGCATTCCATAGCGGCCTGTTGGCCATTCTGCGGCTCGGCCCTCTATCTGCCTCTCGCGCCGCGGCCTGGCGGGAAGATGGCGGCGATGGAGGGGCCCCTGGCTGTGTTCGGCGAACGGACCAGCGGCGACACCATCCGCACGCAGAACGGTAACGGCCGCGTGCTGTTGGTGCAGCCCGCTGTGCGGGGAGGGAGCGCAGAGGATGTAACATGGCGCAGCCATGTGCTTCCCCGCCCCGGGCCTGCCGCCGGCTCGGCGCGGTCAGGGCGCTGCCGCCGTGAGGGCGGGCGGCTGCCGGCTGCCGGCCGCCGGCCAGGGTGGGTGGGCGCCGCCCTCAGCTCGTAGGGCCTGCAGGGTGCCAGGTGGGGAGGTGACTGCTGGGGAAAGGGTCTCCGTCTGAACTGTTTCTCACGAACATCACGCGGTTCTCTGCGTTTTACCGTACGTCCTTCGGGGAAGGCTGCACATCCCGGGGTTGTCTGTGTTTCTGAGGTGAACGAgaaaagaagcagctgaggaGTTGCATTCTGGTGATTATGAGGATTGTACAGTTCTGATGCACGCTTAAGATCGAGATTGCCTTAGTCTGGCTGAGATGCTCGATAATGGCAGCTTCTTTCAAAGAGCTGCTCTAAAGAGCAGTAGTTACACCGTTTGGAACTCGAAGTGAGGGCCTGCGTTGCAGCTATTCCCATTATACTACCACTTTTTCAATCTCCAGAGGAAGTGGCTATGCTTGTGGGATAGAGGAAAATGTTGCCACGGTCTGAAGGAAAAGGTTGATTGTATCTTTTTCCTACATGAAGTTGGCAGGACATCATCTGAACGAGCTGCTACGTTAGATTCTCCATTATCATTTAAGTGCCTGAAGGCCCCTCACTTTTGACTTTCAtgattttaagtattttgtCTTTGAGTTACAGAGCTAATTGCGGCAAAAAGATATGTTACTAGTTGTCTTACTACGTGTCTTATGTGACATGGTTGTACCATGGTCTCTATCTACCTTGGTACATGCTGCTTATGTTTCATGCTGCTTAATACCTGCAAACCAAACCAGACAGAAACGTGATTGTGAGTTAGTTTACGTTATCTGAAGTTTCTGAAGCACAGGTTTgtcatgctttttgttttttaaaatcttcttgTTCTCATTTATGCAGTTACTGCTGCATCCGCTATTGCCAACATTGTGAAAAGTTCCCTGGGGCCAGTTGGGCTGGATAAGATGTTGGTGGATGAAATTGGGGTAAGTAAGCTTTATCGAAGTGGAAAATGCTAGGAAGCTTTCAATTCTTGTAGAAGTGCTTCTCACGTTCGTGTACCTGTTTGGTTCTTGTGTTGTGTGGAGAGGGAGTGGGAGGAGGAGCATTTCAGTAAAATAGTATATTCAGGTGGTTCGTGCTGTATCACTTGCATCAATAGCTTTTGTATTACAATTGGCCTTTTTCTCTACGTAGAAATCACTACTTGAAAAAATTACTTGAATGAGTGTTAAATGCTGAAGTCAGACCTGGTGATGCTGTTGAGTTGTATACCCTGATCTCTTCCCTGGGAGATATAACATAAAAGTGATTTCAAATAACTCAATTTTAAGATCCATGTTTTGCatcttaaattatttaaagtTTTCCTGGTCAAATACCATAGTAAAATACTGTATTGGAGATGATTCAGCGCTGTGCTGTTAGcataaatgcaaaacattttgtgtCTAACAGAATGATCTTTG
This region includes:
- the MRPL18 gene encoding 39S ribosomal protein L18, mitochondrial produces the protein MALGGRGCMLLAAGRLQACGVGFRYSSATAGLKSVSDIDTRENEVVSPDFTNRNPRNLEQLALARKERGWKTTWPKREFWHRLRLERTQHYVEAFVERSNGNVVLSASTREWAIKKHLYSPTGVTACRNLGRVMAQRCLEAGINFVNFKAVIPWEHRCDSIQEFEKAMTEGGVVLREPRRIYQ